In one window of Halomarina pelagica DNA:
- a CDS encoding thiamine pyrophosphate-dependent dehydrogenase E1 component subunit alpha translates to MVAIDIETEDGRREALRRMLTIRAFDSAASDLFADGEIPGFVHLYIGEEAVATGACAALEEQDYITSTHRGHGHCIAKGLDPTFMMAELYGKRDGYCNGKGGSMHIADVDAGMLGANGIVGAGPPLATGAALTAQLKGEDRIALAFFGDGAVAQGQVHEAINLAATWDLPAIFLVENNQFGEGTPVDEQHNVQALSETAEAYDIPGFSIDGMDVTAVYEAVGEARERAASGAGPTFIEAETYRFRGHFEGDQQPYREEEDVAVWRDRDPVESFKARLVERGELTDEEFEAMRESADEEIEEAVEYARDAADPAPEEAYDDMFATVVPEIEQFAARMRADGGAER, encoded by the coding sequence ATGGTAGCAATTGACATCGAAACGGAGGACGGTCGGCGCGAGGCGCTCCGTCGGATGCTCACGATACGGGCGTTCGACAGCGCGGCATCCGACCTCTTCGCCGACGGGGAGATACCGGGGTTCGTCCACCTCTACATCGGCGAGGAGGCGGTGGCGACGGGCGCGTGCGCCGCCCTCGAGGAGCAGGACTACATAACCAGCACGCACCGCGGGCACGGTCACTGCATCGCGAAGGGGCTCGACCCGACGTTCATGATGGCCGAGCTGTACGGCAAGCGCGACGGCTACTGTAACGGCAAGGGCGGATCGATGCACATCGCCGACGTGGACGCCGGGATGCTGGGCGCGAACGGCATCGTCGGCGCGGGCCCGCCGCTCGCGACGGGTGCGGCACTCACGGCGCAGCTGAAGGGCGAGGACCGCATCGCGCTCGCGTTCTTCGGCGACGGCGCGGTGGCGCAGGGGCAGGTCCACGAGGCGATCAACCTCGCCGCGACGTGGGACCTCCCGGCCATCTTCCTCGTCGAGAACAACCAGTTCGGCGAGGGGACGCCGGTCGACGAGCAGCACAACGTGCAGGCGCTCTCCGAGACCGCGGAGGCCTACGACATCCCCGGGTTCAGCATCGACGGAATGGACGTCACGGCGGTGTACGAGGCCGTCGGCGAGGCACGAGAGCGCGCCGCGAGCGGGGCTGGACCGACGTTCATCGAAGCCGAGACGTACCGCTTCCGGGGGCACTTCGAGGGCGACCAGCAGCCCTACCGCGAGGAGGAGGACGTGGCCGTCTGGCGCGACCGCGACCCCGTCGAGTCGTTCAAGGCCCGACTCGTCGAGCGCGGCGAGTTGACCGACGAGGAGTTCGAGGCGATGCGCGAGTCGGCCGACGAGGAGATCGAGGAGGCGGTCGAGTACGCGCGAGACGCCGCCGACCCCGCGCCGGAGGAGGCCTACGACGACATGTTCGCGACAGTCGTCCCGGAGATCGAACAGTTCGCGGCCCGAATGCGCGCCGACGGGGGCGCGGAGCGATAG
- a CDS encoding alpha-ketoacid dehydrogenase subunit beta codes for MSTETGTSYDVDQTRTMTMREAIREAIREELARDDDVFLMGEDVGRFGGVLEVTAGLLDEFGDDRVRDTPISEAGFMGAGIGAAATGTRPVVEIMFSDFLGVCSEQVMNQMAKMRYMFGGKTEMPITVRTTEGGGMGAASQHSGTVHTWFAHFPGLLAVTPGTPAAAKGLLKSAIRSDDPVFFFENKMTYEQQGEVPVDEDFTLPLGEARVEREGDDVTVVASQRLVGESLDVAEDLAGDVSVEVIDVRSLYPLDTDTLVGSLEKTGRMVVADESPLSYGVHAEVMARMMENAFFSLDAPIQRVGVPDTHIPFSPALEGEVLPSADDVRTAVERIA; via the coding sequence ATGAGCACCGAGACAGGCACCAGTTACGACGTGGACCAGACCCGCACGATGACCATGCGCGAGGCGATACGCGAGGCGATACGCGAGGAACTCGCCCGCGACGACGACGTCTTCCTCATGGGCGAGGACGTGGGGCGCTTCGGCGGCGTCCTCGAGGTGACCGCGGGCCTCCTGGACGAGTTCGGCGACGATCGCGTCCGCGACACGCCGATCAGCGAGGCGGGCTTCATGGGCGCGGGTATCGGGGCGGCGGCGACGGGAACCCGTCCGGTCGTCGAGATCATGTTCAGCGACTTCCTCGGCGTCTGCTCCGAACAGGTGATGAACCAGATGGCGAAGATGCGCTACATGTTCGGCGGTAAGACGGAGATGCCGATCACCGTCCGCACGACCGAGGGCGGCGGGATGGGGGCCGCGAGCCAGCACTCCGGCACCGTCCACACCTGGTTCGCGCACTTCCCCGGCCTGCTCGCGGTGACGCCGGGCACCCCGGCGGCCGCGAAGGGGCTGCTCAAGAGCGCCATCCGCTCCGACGACCCCGTGTTCTTCTTCGAGAACAAGATGACCTACGAGCAGCAGGGCGAGGTCCCGGTCGACGAGGACTTCACGCTCCCGCTGGGCGAGGCCCGCGTCGAGCGCGAGGGCGACGACGTCACCGTCGTCGCCAGCCAGCGCCTCGTCGGCGAGTCGCTCGACGTGGCCGAGGACCTGGCGGGCGACGTGAGCGTCGAGGTGATCGACGTGCGGTCGCTCTACCCGCTCGACACGGACACGCTCGTCGGGAGCCTGGAGAAGACCGGGCGGATGGTGGTCGCCGACGAGAGTCCGCTCTCCTACGGCGTCCACGCCGAGGTGATGGCGCGGATGATGGAGAACGCGTTCTTCAGCCTCGACGCGCCCATCCAGCGCGTCGGCGTGCCCGACACCCACATCCCGTTCAGCCCCGCGCTTGAGGGGGAGGTCCTGCCGAGCGCCGACGACGTCAGAACGGCCGTCGAGCGCATCGCCTAG
- a CDS encoding NAD(+)/NADH kinase: protein MATVGLVVNPSAGRDIRRLTGGASVSDRYAKVQTARCVLAGLTTIDPPPDVLVMPDKANVGQGLVEEAVEAGEIDAALLDQSVTGSGEDTRRAADALCERADAVVVLGGDGTNRDVATGIGDVPVASISTGTNNVVPTAIDGTPAGAAAALVATGRVPAADVTVRHGTVVAAVDDNGGHRRFEGLAALSVLDRPFVGTRAVLDPGDFLGGVVSRASPGDVGLSGVAGTLGAIAPDDPGGAGLRLGPPDDAPRTVRAMTTPGVVGRIGVREHRRLDDGEAMTFDVPEGVLSADGERELEVHDAHVEVRPRPDGPRFVDFDAVFERAADEGLFVE from the coding sequence GTGGCGACCGTTGGACTGGTCGTCAACCCGTCGGCGGGCCGCGACATCCGGCGGCTCACCGGCGGAGCCAGCGTCAGCGACCGCTACGCGAAGGTGCAGACCGCCCGATGCGTCCTCGCCGGGCTGACGACGATCGATCCCCCGCCGGACGTGCTCGTGATGCCGGACAAGGCGAACGTCGGCCAGGGACTGGTCGAGGAGGCCGTCGAGGCCGGGGAGATCGACGCCGCGCTCCTCGATCAGTCCGTCACGGGGTCGGGGGAGGACACCCGAAGAGCGGCCGACGCGCTCTGCGAGCGCGCCGACGCGGTGGTCGTCCTCGGCGGCGACGGGACGAACCGCGACGTGGCGACCGGGATCGGCGACGTACCCGTGGCGAGCATCTCGACGGGGACGAACAACGTCGTCCCGACGGCCATCGACGGCACGCCGGCCGGTGCGGCCGCCGCCCTCGTGGCCACGGGACGCGTGCCCGCGGCGGACGTGACGGTGCGCCACGGCACGGTCGTCGCCGCAGTCGACGACAACGGCGGGCACCGCCGGTTCGAGGGGCTCGCCGCGCTGTCGGTGCTCGACCGCCCGTTCGTCGGCACGCGGGCCGTCCTTGACCCGGGGGACTTCCTCGGGGGCGTCGTCTCGCGCGCCTCGCCGGGAGACGTGGGGCTCTCCGGGGTCGCCGGGACGCTCGGCGCGATCGCGCCGGACGACCCCGGTGGTGCGGGACTGCGACTCGGACCGCCGGACGACGCTCCCCGGACCGTCCGGGCGATGACGACGCCGGGCGTGGTCGGGCGCATCGGCGTGCGCGAGCACCGCCGCCTCGACGACGGCGAGGCGATGACCTTCGACGTGCCCGAAGGCGTGCTGAGCGCCGACGGGGAGCGCGAACTGGAGGTGCACGACGCGCACGTGGAGGTCCGCCCGCGCCCCGATGGCCCGCGGTTCGTCGACTTCGACGCCGTCTTCGAGCGCGCCGCGGACGAGGGGCTGTTCGTCGAGTGA
- a CDS encoding VOC family protein, with amino-acid sequence MATDIPQLDVEVPEISQVAFVVEDVEDGMDRFGAVLGVGPWQLYRFEPPALHDTTYRGEERDYSMILALATVGDTMIELIEPLTGPSIYTEHLEEHGEGLHHVACFAFEDAPSVVEEFEEAGMPVLQSGVYEETPYWYFDTAERLNGVIFETADNVDALPEPDGTYP; translated from the coding sequence ATGGCGACGGACATACCGCAGCTGGACGTGGAGGTACCCGAGATCAGCCAGGTCGCGTTCGTGGTCGAGGACGTCGAGGACGGGATGGACCGGTTCGGTGCCGTCCTCGGCGTCGGCCCGTGGCAGCTCTACCGGTTCGAGCCGCCGGCGCTCCACGACACGACCTACCGGGGCGAGGAGCGCGACTACTCGATGATCCTCGCGCTCGCGACGGTCGGCGACACGATGATCGAACTCATCGAGCCGCTCACGGGACCGAGCATCTACACCGAGCACCTGGAGGAGCACGGCGAGGGGTTGCACCACGTCGCCTGCTTCGCGTTCGAGGACGCGCCCTCCGTGGTCGAGGAGTTCGAGGAGGCGGGGATGCCCGTCCTTCAGAGCGGCGTCTACGAGGAGACGCCGTACTGGTACTTCGACACCGCCGAGCGGTTGAACGGGGTGATCTTCGAGACGGCGGACAACGTGGACGCGCTGCCCGAGCCGGACGGTACGTACCCCTGA